The DNA window TCGAGGGCGGGGCGCGGTACCTGCGCGAACAGCTCGACCGGTTCGACGGCGATCTAGAAAAGGCGCTCGCCGCCTACAATGCCGGGCCGGGCCGCGTGATCCGTGCCGGCGGCATCCCGAACATCCGCGAGACGAAGGGCTATGTCGCCGCGATCATGGGCCGCCTCGCCAGCCATTCCCGCCCCGCCGCCGAATGAACGCGCGGGCCAGAACGAATTTCAAGGATGATGGAACACCGAATGAACGCCCTGCTTAGCTTCCCGGCCCGGACCCTGGCCTTGCTCGTGCTTGCCATGATGCCGGTGGCGGCCTCGGCGCAGAACGAGGCGGCGCGCTCGGACAGCCCGATCACCGATGCGCTCTTGTGGATGCAGGGGCTGCTTCTGGGCCCGATCGCGACCAGCCTTGCCGTGATGGCGGTGGCGGGCGTCGGCTTCATGATGCTCACCGGACGCATGAACTGGCGCTATGGCGGCACGGTCATCATCGGCGTCTTCATCATCTTCGGCGCGCCGCGGCTCGTCAATTCGATAGGGGCGTTCTGACGCCGTGAGCCAACTCGTCCGCCATCCCGTCCACCGGACCTTGACGCGGCCGCAGATGTTCGCGGGCGTCACGCTCAATTTCTTCATCATCAACATGATGGTGACGACGATCGCGTTCCTGGTGCTCGACAGCTGGTGGATCATCCCCGTGCCGTTCATTATGCACGCCGTCGGCTATTTTGCGTCCCTGCGCGAACCGCGTATCTTCGACCTGTGGATCACCAAGGTCTCGAAATGCCCGCGCGTGCCCAATTACAAGCGCTGGGGCTGCAACAGCTACACGCCGTGACGATGCCCCACGCGAAACCCGGCCACCCGAAGGAGGCCCGCACATGGTGAAATGGATCGGACCTGCCGCCTGGAGCGCCAAGGAAGCGCGTGTCGGCGAAAGGCTGCCCTATGCCCGGCTGATCGACGAGAGCACCGTGCTCTTGCGCGATGGCAGCGTGATGAGCGCGATCCAGGTCCCGGGCCTGCTGTTCGAGACCGAGGATTCGGACGCATTGAACGCCCATGCCGCGACGCGCGAGGTCATGCTGCGTTCGACGCTCGATGCGCGTTTCGTACTCTATCACCACGTCATCCGCCGCCGGGTCGAGGTCGAGCTCGACGCCGAATTCGACGATCCCCTCTCGCGCCATATCGACGCGCGCTGGAAGGAACGGCTCGCGGGCGGTTCGCTGTTCATCAACGACCAGTTCGTCACCCTCATCCGCCGTCCCGCGCGCGGCAAGACGGGCCTGCCCGAACGCGCCGCGAGATTCTTTTTCCGGCGGGGGCAGCAGGAACTCGAAGCGGATCCCAAGGACGTGCGCACGCTCAAGGCCGCGGTCACCGGACTCGTCGCCTCGCTGTCGTCCTATGGGGCGAGCGTGCTGGCTGACTACACCTCGCCCACCGGCGGCATCAATTCGGAGATGCTCGAGCTTCTGAGCGCGCTCTACAATGGCGAGATGCGGCCCGTGCGCCGCCCCAACGACGATGTCGATATCGGCCATATGCTGCCCTATCGCCGGGCGAGCTTCGGCCTCGACGCGATGGAACTGCGCGGCTCGGGCGCGCCCGATTTCGCTGCCATTCTGGGCTTGAAGGACTATCCCGAGGCGACCTCGCCGGGCCTGCTCGACCAGCTTTTGCGGCTGCCTTACGAAATGGTCGTCACCGAAAGCTACGCGCCCAACGAACGCACCACCGCGCGCGAGCGGATCGACCTCGCGCTGCGCCGCCTGCGTTCGGTCGACGAGGAA is part of the Erythrobacter litoralis genome and encodes:
- a CDS encoding TrbC/VirB2 family protein, translated to MNALLSFPARTLALLVLAMMPVAASAQNEAARSDSPITDALLWMQGLLLGPIATSLAVMAVAGVGFMMLTGRMNWRYGGTVIIGVFIIFGAPRLVNSIGAF
- a CDS encoding type IV secretion system protein VirB3 → MSQLVRHPVHRTLTRPQMFAGVTLNFFIINMMVTTIAFLVLDSWWIIPVPFIMHAVGYFASLREPRIFDLWITKVSKCPRVPNYKRWGCNSYTP